A genomic stretch from Echeneis naucrates chromosome 6, fEcheNa1.1, whole genome shotgun sequence includes:
- the grin2db gene encoding glutamate receptor ionotropic, NMDA 2D, producing the protein MVAIPTLSLLLVLAEWAGLVDASPHLLLRPSPRERDAGAMMNFNIAVIHAGATVQAEAAVAGPGGRVLYPGFGRVYGSLGESVVTQWGSANVIWLQVNDSSPKTVLSQLCELLAARPLQGLVYEEERPPRTAWGPLAPMLEFVSAQTGLPIVAVGGGAGLGRMPQESGSIFLQFSSSTALQLEVIFEVLEEYDWTAFSVVCTRHHGYQDFLSVVEGLTDGSFIGWEKKSVVILNVTDDPGGARTRRLLKENEAQVRLLYCSQEEAELVFRAAWAAGQAGASHMWFAVGPALSGLGMESLPRALFAVRPQGWRDEPRRRIARGVSVLTHGAVAMRKDYGSTGGPNFVTNCMTDANQTQRLRGRMRYFNNITLGGRDYSFNSDGYLANPFLDVISWTPGRGWEDVGWWENGVLRLRYPAWSRYGPFLKPPDDAQHLRVVTLEERPFVIVELADPASGTCIRDSVPCRRPLNASAIHDGVAPMKQCCKGFCIDILKRLARIVGFTYDLYLVTNGKHGKKIDGVWNGMIGEVVYKRADMAIGSLTINEERSEVVDFSVPFVETGISVMVSRSNGTVSPSAFLEPYSPAVWVMMFVMCLTVVAVTVFIFEFFSPVGYNRSLQNGKKAGGSTFTIGKSVWLLWAIVFNNSVPVENPRGTTSKIMVLIWAFFAVIFLASYTANLAAFMIQEEYIDTVSGLSDKKFQHPEEQYPPLKFGTVPNGSTEKNIRSNYPDMHQYMGKYNQRGVEDAILNLKTGKLDAFIYDAAVLNYMARKDEGCKVMTIGSGKVFATTGYGIALHKNSRWKRPLDLALLQLVGDDEIEMLERLWLSGICHNDKIEVMSSKLDIDNMAGVFYMLLVAMGLSLLVFAWEHLVYWKLRHCMATSSGKLDFLLAISRGMYSCCSFEDETAPGGAKSLPAHHHTAMVTVPSQSHIVSTSMTNPAIAMAQQQQPPQQQQPQPVYKTPLPGSPPTVVHSGTALGPSNTPIAGAPLPCSTFLPRPDRRLAVVDRWRLPKSATAANPMAVRGTITDMGPFAQKVPPNWASTAGGGGGLDGYKRYYGPIDPEGLGPCMEQQAGSQTPKTMPRGATKSLGTPRLPPKSQAPLPPTPPLPHPSPPLPSSFWRRRRPKKPKEPGGPLYENILPLGRRGGARDGVREGGGRRARPLSPPLSLPVPVPLSPSYTPPSPSASLHYTSSSSSSTTSSTSTSSSASSSRSTSPTYSYSSSRSTRDRTGGIEGEDDDDDDEELTEESSLLLGRGRERERSIIRPRSLSHGRLPPPIPPRKPRSSWGDRERERERERGGSQLSQLQEWWASWSERERSGTGGDAERQKREKKRRKEKEKEKKKKKKNKKRKKREERERERERERKRRKVKKKKKKGEKKWKSGGGKSKGRARDRGEEAGRVTMCSCNLYPQPHPYPHPHSRPHTSHSKRGSTALSHSQEDLLPHCHSFSGGSRPKPMPPKPDPSQAKSGSQSNLSLSTQPTDHPPQPSPSPPQQPSMSPTSLPMPIPPPPSSSSVSPPAGVGMAGQGQAQASASAKLQYQRLRSVPQPRRFYSPHLPLKAKSLCSRRGSAHFSSLESEV; encoded by the exons ATGGTCGCCATacctactctctctctcctattGGTCCTGGCAGAGTGGGCAGGTCTGGTGGACgcctccccccacctcctgcTCCGGCCCAGCCCGCGGGAGCGTGATGCAGGGGCCATGATGAACTTCAACATCGCTGTGATCCACGCCGGTGCTACGGTGCAGGCAGAGGCAGCGGTGGCGGGGCCTGGGGGAAGGGTGCTTTACCCTGGTTTTGGCCGGGTATATGGCTCCCTTGGGGAGAGCGTGGTCACCCAGTGGGGCTCTGCTAACGTCATCTGGCTACAG GTGAATGACAGTAGTCCTAAGACGGTCCTGTCCCAGCTGTGTGAGCTGCTGGCGGCGCGGCCCCTGCAGGGTCTGGTTTATGAAGAGGAGAGGCCCCCTCGCACAGCCTGGGGTCCATTGGCTCCCATGCTGGAGTTTGTCTCAGCGCAAACAGGACTGCCCATAGTGGCTGTAGGAGGGGGAGCGGGGCTGGGGAGGATGCCTCAG GAATCAGGTTCCATCTTTCTCCAGTTCAGTTCCTCTACTGCCCTCCAGTTAGAGGTCATCTTTGAGGTATTGGAAGAATATGATTGGACCGCCTTTTCCGTGGTGTGCACGCGTCACCATGGCTACCAGGATTTCCTGTCTGTGGTGGAGGGCCTGACGGACGGCTCGTTCATCGGCTGGGAGAAGAAGAGTGTGGTGATCCTGAACGTGACCGACGATCCTGGGGGGGCACGCACGCGCAGGCTGCTGAAGGAGAACGAGGCGCAG GTACGTTTGCTGTACTGCTCCCAGGAGGAAGCTGAGCTGGTTTTCCGAGCCGCCTGGGCTGCTGGTCAGGCCGGAGCCTCACACATGTGGTTTGCTGTGGGGCCAGCTCTCTCAGGTTTGGGCATGGAGAGCCTGCCCCGGGCTCTGTTTGCTGTGCGGCCCCAGGGCTGGAGGGATGAACCCCGCCGGAGGATTGCTCGGGGTGTGTCCGTGCTGACTCATGGGGCAGTGGCAATGCGCAAGGATTATGGATCCACGGGTGGACCGAACTTTGTCACCAACTGCATGACGGATGCTAATCAGACCCAAAGACTTCGGGGCAGGATGAG GTATTTTAACAACATCACACTTGGTGGTCGAGACTACTCCTTCAATAGTGATGGTTACTTGGCGAACCCATTCCTGGATGTAATTTCATGGACACCTGGACGTGGATGGGAAGAT GTAGGCTGGTGGGAGAATGGTGTGCTGAGGCTACGGTACCCAGCCTGGTCCCGCTACGGGCCATTCCTCAAACCACCCGATGATGCCCAGCATCTGCGTGTTGTTACGCTGGAGGAGAGACCATTTGTCATTGTAGAGTTGGCGGACCCTGCTTCGGGCACCTGCATCCGTGACTCAGTTCCCTGCAGACGACCTCTTAATGCCAG TGCCATCCATGATGGTGTCGCTCCCATGAAGCAGTGCTGCAAAGGCTTCTGCATCGACATTCTCAAGAGACTGGCCAGGATTGTTGGTTTCACCTATGACCTTTACTTAGTGACTAATGGgaaacatgggaaaaaaattgaTGGGGTTTGGAACGGCATGATTGGAGAG GTGGTGTACAAGCGAGCGGACATGGCCATTGGCTCGCTGACTATCAATGAGGAGAGGTCGGAGGTGGTGGATTTCTCAGTCCCTTTTGTGGAGACTGGGATCAGTGTCATGGTTTCCCGCAGCAACGGCACCGTATCACCATCAGCTTTCTTAG AACCCTACAGTCCAGCAGTGTgggtgatgatgtttgtcatgTGCCTGACTGTGGTGGCAGTGACCGTCTTCATTTTTGAGTTCTTCAGCCCTGTGGGTTACAACCGCAGTCTCCAGAATGGCAAGA AGGCTGGAGGATCTACTTTCACCATTGGAAAGTCTGTTTGGCTTTTGTGGGCCATTGTCTTCAACAACTCTGTGCCGGTGGAGAACCCCAGAGGAACCACTAGCAAGATCATGGTGCTGATCTGGGCCTTCTTTGCTGTCATCTTTCTGGCCTCCTATACTGCTAACCTGGCAGCTTTCATGATCCAGGAGGAGTACATTGACACAGTGTCAGGCCTCTCGGACAAGAAG TTTCAGCATCCTGAGGAACAGTACCCACCTCTGAAGTTTGGCACAGTGCCCAACGggagcacagaaaaaaacatccgCTCCAACTACCCAGATATGCACCAGTACATGGGCAAATACAACCAGAGAGGAGTGGAGGATGCCATACTCAACCTAAAGACTGG GAAACTGGATGCTTTTATTTATGATGCTGCAGTATTGAACTATATGGCCAGGAAGGACGAAGGTTGTAAG GTGATGACCATAGGCTCGGGGAAGGTTTTTGCCACCACAGGCTACGGTATCGCCCTGCACAAAAACTCACGCTGGAAACGTCCTCTTGACCTGGCCCTGCTGCAGCTAGTGGGAGATG ATGAGATTGAGATGCTGGAACGTCTCTGGCTCTCAGGTATTTGCCATAATGACAAAATTGAGGTGATGAGCAGTAAACTGGATATTGACAACATGGCTGGGGTCTTCTATATGCTGCTGGTGGCCATGGGCCTCAGTCTGCTGGTGTTTGCCTGGGAACACTTGGTTTACTGGAAGCTACGCCACTGCATGGCCACCAGCTCTGGCAAATTGGACTTCCTCCTGGCAATTAGCAGG GGCATGTATAGCTGTTGTAGCTTCGAAGATGAAACAGCACCAGGTGGAGCTAAATCTTTACCTGCTCATCACCACACTGCAATGGTTACTGTCCCATCCCAGTCACATATTGTCTCAACGTCAATGACCAACCCAGCTATTGCCATGGCGCAACAACAGCAACcgccacaacagcagcaaccacagccCGTCTACAAAACACCTTTACCGGGATCTCCTCCCACGGTGGTGCATTCTGGGACAGCATTGGGACCATCCAACACCCCAATTGCTGGTGCACCTCTCCCTTGCTCCACCTTCCTGCCACGGCCGGACCGCAGACTGGCTGTGGTGGATCGCTGGAGGCTGCCCAAATCTGCTACAGCTGCTAATCCTATGGCTGTAAGGGGGACCATCACCGACATGGGACCCTTTGCTCAGAAAGTCCCACCAAATTGGGCTTCAACTgctggagggggtgggggacTTGATGGCTACAAGAGATACTATGGTCCCATTGACCCTGAGGGACTGGGGCCCTGCATGGAGCAGCAGGCAGGGTCCCAGACCCCCAAGACTATGCCCAGGG GGGCCACTAAGTCTCTGGGCACTCCCAGACTGCCTCCTAAGAGTCAGGCCCCTCTGCCCCCTACACCCCCACTGCCACAcccttctccccctcttccctcATCCTTCTGGAGGAGGCGCAGGCCTAAGAAGCCCAAAGAGCCTGGAGGGCCGCTGTACGAGAACATTCTTCCCCTGGGGCGGAGGGGAGGAGCACGTGatggagtgagggagggaggagggaggagggcaCGCCCACTCTCTCCCCCGCTCTCACTTCCTGTGCCAGTACCCCTTAGCCCCTCGTATACCCCTCCCTCGCCGTCTGCATCCTTGCACTACACGTCTTCATCTTCTTCGTCAACCACGTCATCCACATCCACATCTTCATCTGCCTCATCTTCTCGCTCCACTTCTCCCACCTACTCTTATAGCTCCTCCAGGAGCACGCGGGACAGGACTGGAGGAATTGAAGGAGAggatgatgacgacgatgatgaggaGCTCACAGAAGAGTCGAGCCTCCTCCTTggcagggggagggagagggaacgTTCAATCATCCGGCCTCGTTCCCTCAGCCATGGACGGCTGCCACCACCTATACCCCCCAGGAAACCACGCAGTTCCtggggtgacagagagagagaacgagaaagggagagaggggggagccAACTGTCCCAGCTCCAAGAGTGGTGGGCAAGctggagtgagagagagaggagtggaaCTGGTGGAGATGCAGAGAGGCaaaaaagggagaagaagaggagaaaagagaaggagaaagagaagaagaaaaagaaaaagaacaaaaagaggaaaaagagagaagaaagggagagagagcgagaaagagaaaggaagcgGCGGAaggtgaaaaagaagaagaagaag GGGGAGAAGAAATGGAAgagtggaggagggaagagCAAAGGTAGAGCTAGGGACAGAGGGGAAGAAGCAGGACGGGTCACCATGTGTTCCTGTAACCTTTACCCACAACCCCATCCTTACCCACATCCCCACAGTCGCCCACACACCTCTCACTCCAAGAGAGGAAGCACAGCGCTTTCCCATAGCCAGGAAGATCTTCTCCCCCACTGCCACAGCTTCAGTGGGGGTTCGCGCCCCAAGCCTATGCCTCCCAAACCAGATCCCAGTCAGGCCAAATCTGGCAGCCAATCTAACCTCAGCCTCAGCACACAGCCCACAGATCATCCACCGCAGCCTTCGCCATCACCGCCCCAGCAGCCGTCCATGTCTCCCACATCCCTTCCGATGCCCATACCGCCTCcaccctcctcatcctctgtcTCGCCACCAGCAGGGGTAGGGATGGCAGGCCAGGGCCAGGCTCAGGCTTCAGCCAGTGCCAAGCTCCAGTATCAAAGACTGCGCTCAGTGCCACAGCCACGGAGGTTCTACTCCCCACACCTGCCACTCAAAGCCAAGAGCCTTTGCTCGCGCAGAGGGTCGGCACATTTCTCGAGCCTGGAGAGTGAGGTATGa